A single region of the Brassica rapa cultivar Chiifu-401-42 chromosome A03, CAAS_Brap_v3.01, whole genome shotgun sequence genome encodes:
- the LOC103857259 gene encoding transcription factor bHLH137 codes for MSLLVLPTNKKTHSHKDKKSEASILQMASFSYFQHYPHSLLDPLLFSSPNSSTKLSGFIDQNPLYPPPNISTIVDTSLNPFLDSFNVEKTESSDVKKQINTNATAALTGDQLSPGPSTTSAGKKQRRKTRNGSKSKEGVEGRKCKKPRNGSISTDVKVKRASEQEPPKDYIHVRARRGQATDSHSLAERARREKISERMRTLQNLVPGCDKVTGKALMLDEIINYVQSLQNQVEFLSMKLASISPVVYDFGSDLDGIIVRPEMGSADVGTSFANAMPTTTTNFSSLLDDSILPAEAHLQEDGGEREKTVDRSGFNNNSFCSFS; via the exons ATGTCTTTACTTGTTCTTCCCACAAACAAGAAAACACACTCTCACAAAGATAAGAAATCTGAAGCTTCCATTCTTCAAATGGCATCTTTCTCTTATTTCCAACATTACCCTCATTCTCTTCTTGATCCTCTTCTCTTTTCCTCACCCAACTCCTCAACTAAGCTCTCTGGTTTCATCGACCAGAACCCTCTCTATCCACCACCAAACATTTCTACAATAGTAGATACTTCCTTGAACCCATTTCTTGATTCATTTAATGTTGAGAAAACCGAAAGCTCTGATGTTAAGAAACAGATCAACACTAATGCAACTGCAGCACTCACAGGCGACCAGCTCAGCCCCGGACCATCCACTACGTCCGCAGGAAAAAAACAACGGAGGAAGACCAGAAATGGGTCTAAGTCCAAG GAAGGAGTAGAGGGAAGAAAATGCAAAAAGCCAAGAAATGGTAGCATCTCAACAGACGTAAAAGTGAAGAGAGCGAGCGAACAAGAGCCTCCCAAAGATTACATTCACGTTAGAGCCAGAAGAGGCCAAGCTACTGATAGCCACAGCCTCGCCGAGAGG GCGAGAAGGGAAAAGATAAGTGAACGGATGAGGACTCTGCAAAACCTTGTCCCAGGATGTGATAAG GTAACAGGGAAGGCCCTCATGTTGGATGAGATTATAAATTATGTTCAGTCCTTGCAGAATCAAGTTGAG TTTCTATCGATGAAGCTAGCTTCCATAAGTCCAGTGGTCTAtgacttcggttcggatcttgATGGCATCATAGTTAGACCTGAG ATGGGATCCGCAGACGTTGGAACGTCGTTTGCTAATGCAATGCCAACAACTACTACTAACTTTTCTTCACTATTGGATGATTCTATATTACCCGCAGAGGCACATCTTCag GAAGATGGAGGGGAAAGGGAGAAGACTGTAGACAGAAGTGGGTTCAACAACAACAGCTTTTGTTCTTTCTCTTAA